The following are from one region of the Stigmatella ashevillena genome:
- a CDS encoding IS5 family transposase produces the protein MPQEVWAKIEPLLPPRPEHPLGCHNPRVPDRKAMEAILLVLRTGMQWQALKATGICHPSSAYRRFREWAKAGVFHEFWRLGLVAYDQTMGIHWKWMSMDGAMTKAPLGGQKTGPNPTDRAKKGTKRSVLTDGRGVPLGLVVAGANVNDHKRVEATFESIPVKRPVPAADDEQHLCLDAGYDCQAVRQWGDKFHLQLHIRPRRAPATPPKKSRRKKARRWVVERTHSWMNRFRRLLVRWEKREDTFLAMIHLALGLITWFHFLPK, from the coding sequence ATGCCGCAGGAGGTCTGGGCGAAGATAGAGCCGTTGCTGCCTCCTCGTCCTGAGCATCCGCTGGGGTGCCACAACCCGAGAGTGCCCGACAGAAAGGCGATGGAGGCCATCCTGTTGGTGCTGCGCACAGGGATGCAGTGGCAGGCGCTCAAGGCCACGGGAATTTGCCATCCGTCCTCGGCCTACCGACGTTTTCGCGAGTGGGCCAAGGCAGGGGTGTTCCACGAGTTCTGGCGCCTTGGGCTTGTGGCGTATGACCAGACGATGGGCATCCACTGGAAGTGGATGAGCATGGACGGCGCAATGACCAAGGCGCCCCTGGGCGGGCAGAAGACCGGTCCCAACCCGACGGACCGGGCCAAGAAGGGAACCAAGCGAAGCGTATTGACCGATGGACGGGGCGTGCCACTGGGGCTCGTGGTCGCAGGCGCCAACGTCAACGACCACAAACGGGTGGAGGCCACATTCGAATCGATACCCGTGAAGAGGCCCGTGCCTGCCGCGGATGACGAGCAGCATCTGTGCTTGGATGCAGGTTACGACTGCCAAGCGGTGCGCCAGTGGGGCGATAAGTTCCACCTTCAACTGCACATTCGCCCGCGTCGTGCCCCTGCCACGCCTCCGAAGAAGAGCCGCCGCAAGAAGGCACGCCGCTGGGTGGTGGAACGCACTCACTCGTGGATGAACCGTTTCCGCAGGCTGCTGGTGCGCTGGGAAAAGCGCGAGGACACCTTTTTAGCCATGATTCACCTGGCTCTGGGCCTCATCACTTGGTTCCACTTCCTACCGAAATAG
- a CDS encoding papain fold toxin domain-containing protein: protein MIRRGAIGIIGILICVQLSAEAATPIGVGDVLPLAHIPESIPSLPMHSVPAIMESTRAVVLAALARGDIVGAIAAYEIHVGRRAPEWLRSLQTAYSTQSQQIGKCQEVARVIHTAYSKLGKAPEFIAVRANQNRQYMSFDMPDGKALPVTKNGYHAAVKIGDIVYDAFTGSSGMRWSDYLARLNAPNGIHATVVSKP, encoded by the coding sequence ATGATCCGGCGCGGCGCCATTGGAATCATAGGTATTCTGATTTGTGTTCAGTTATCTGCAGAAGCAGCGACTCCCATAGGAGTTGGGGATGTGTTGCCACTGGCACACATTCCTGAGAGTATACCCTCGCTGCCCATGCATTCCGTGCCTGCTATCATGGAGAGCACTCGGGCAGTGGTGCTTGCAGCCTTGGCGCGCGGAGATATCGTTGGTGCGATTGCTGCCTATGAGATTCATGTTGGCCGCCGCGCTCCAGAGTGGCTTCGTTCGCTTCAGACTGCGTATAGCACCCAAAGTCAGCAGATAGGTAAGTGCCAAGAGGTTGCCCGCGTCATTCACACAGCCTACTCCAAGCTTGGCAAAGCCCCTGAGTTTATAGCAGTGAGAGCCAATCAGAATCGTCAATATATGTCATTCGACATGCCAGACGGTAAGGCTCTCCCAGTTACCAAGAACGGATATCATGCAGCGGTCAAGATAGGGGATATTGTGTACGATGCCTTCACAGGTTCTAGTGGCATGCGATGGTCTGATTATCTTGCTCGGCTCAATGCTCCTAACGGTATCCATGCGACTGTTGTGAGTAAGCCATGA
- a CDS encoding serine/threonine protein kinase: protein MGALVEGSIAMSVLGPPYSRELPLLLVDLDELGHREGCMEKRQSSDLHPGFLPPGTVVGSWCVQAWAGRGVHGSVYRVVPVGQEQASPVALKLAMLPRDPRFAREADLMARIRHPGVPRLWEQGDWQHPGGTLHPYLVMDWVEGTPLYDWVRQHPLASRQVSQVLAQLARVLQSLHAQGIVHRDVKGDNVLVRRSDGGAVITDFGSGHHPDAVTLTMQTLPPGTPAYRSPEAQMFSLRFIHDPEARYVAGPADDLYSLGVTAYRLVTGEYPEFGEPFRDEGGEWQLKAVAPRAPHVLNPRIDEQLSAVILRMLSVKPEERGSAFELAEALEQLALDPGEAYPAQVAARGAAPDPQELVESAQHLRLPARLKSLIPWFASAAVAVLVLGMWTWWMVARPPVEESSLLLSVSDSSVRDGGMAGLGDAGAATSTEAFPVSSSRHVLADDTLPAPLQGQARPDVKGRCAHSRQVALNGGCWGPLPLEGERCEGLNGQMFKGTCYVPILSSGRQPTSNPIREP, encoded by the coding sequence ATGGGTGCTCTCGTGGAAGGGTCCATTGCCATGAGCGTTCTTGGCCCGCCGTACAGTAGAGAGTTACCACTGTTACTGGTGGATCTGGACGAACTTGGGCATAGGGAGGGTTGCATGGAGAAAAGACAGTCCTCTGACTTGCATCCAGGCTTCTTGCCGCCGGGGACGGTGGTGGGGTCCTGGTGCGTGCAGGCCTGGGCAGGGCGCGGTGTTCATGGTTCCGTCTACCGCGTGGTGCCGGTGGGTCAGGAACAGGCTTCGCCAGTGGCGCTCAAGCTCGCCATGCTCCCGAGAGATCCTCGTTTCGCGCGCGAAGCGGACCTGATGGCCCGGATTCGCCACCCCGGTGTCCCGCGCCTGTGGGAGCAAGGGGATTGGCAGCACCCCGGAGGAACCCTCCACCCCTACCTCGTCATGGACTGGGTGGAGGGAACGCCTCTGTATGACTGGGTCCGGCAGCACCCTCTTGCGTCTCGACAGGTGAGTCAGGTGCTGGCTCAGCTTGCACGGGTTCTTCAGTCACTCCACGCGCAGGGCATCGTCCACAGGGACGTGAAGGGGGACAACGTGTTGGTGCGGCGTTCAGATGGCGGCGCCGTCATCACGGATTTTGGCTCAGGCCACCACCCTGACGCGGTGACGTTGACGATGCAGACATTGCCTCCGGGTACTCCGGCCTATCGCTCACCGGAGGCTCAAATGTTTTCGCTGAGGTTCATTCATGATCCTGAGGCTCGGTATGTGGCGGGGCCCGCGGATGATCTCTATTCGCTGGGAGTCACTGCCTACCGACTTGTCACCGGCGAGTATCCTGAATTTGGAGAGCCCTTCCGTGATGAGGGGGGCGAGTGGCAACTGAAGGCGGTGGCGCCTCGTGCTCCTCATGTACTCAACCCTCGGATCGACGAACAACTCAGTGCCGTGATCCTTCGCATGCTCTCCGTGAAGCCCGAAGAAAGGGGCTCTGCCTTCGAATTGGCCGAGGCGCTGGAGCAACTCGCCCTGGATCCAGGCGAGGCGTACCCAGCGCAGGTAGCGGCCAGAGGTGCCGCGCCCGATCCCCAGGAGCTTGTTGAGTCCGCCCAGCACTTGAGACTCCCGGCGCGCCTGAAATCGCTGATCCCCTGGTTCGCAAGCGCGGCAGTTGCGGTCTTGGTGCTCGGCATGTGGACTTGGTGGATGGTGGCGCGTCCTCCAGTAGAAGAGTCCTCCCTTCTTCTCTCTGTGAGTGACTCCTCTGTGAGAGATGGAGGCATGGCAGGGCTCGGCGATGCTGGTGCTGCGACCTCCACAGAAGCATTTCCGGTATCATCGAGTCGACATGTCCTTGCCGATGACACGCTCCCGGCGCCGCTCCAGGGACAAGCGCGGCCCGATGTGAAGGGGCGCTGCGCTCATAGCAGGCAAGTGGCTCTCAATGGGGGGTGCTGGGGGCCGCTCCCATTAGAAGGTGAAAGGTGCGAGGGCCTCAATGGCCAGATGTTCAAGGGCACCTGTTACGTGCCTATCCTCTCATCTGGTCGCCAGCCCACTTCCAATCCCATTCGAGAACCATGA
- a CDS encoding LysR family transcriptional regulator — translation MDLNLLNLFVAVAETGSFTEAAQRVGLPKSSVSRGLVRLEASLGTQLLHRTTRRVSLSTAGLALYERTASLLASLSNAVGTLPERTEEPSGELRLTAPHDLGATLLPEVIARFVARYPQVRIDCRLTNRSVDMVAEGFDIALRATGAKLADSSLRMRRLGTIDVQLFASPSYLARRGIPRATEDLAPHDFIAYRGLKLLSELGLSEKHAHVLADDMIFLREAAKAGAGIALLPSFLALTDVTSGQLVRVLPRYTLSTTSLMMLHPRTQHVPRKVSAFRDFLIDFLRARPLSASPSAS, via the coding sequence ATGGACCTGAACCTCCTCAACCTCTTCGTGGCTGTCGCGGAGACGGGCAGCTTCACGGAAGCAGCCCAGCGCGTGGGATTGCCCAAGTCCTCGGTCAGCCGGGGACTGGTGCGGCTGGAGGCCTCGCTGGGGACGCAACTGTTGCACCGCACAACCCGGCGCGTGTCGTTGAGCACCGCCGGGCTCGCCCTGTACGAGCGGACGGCGTCGCTGCTCGCGTCGCTGAGCAACGCGGTCGGGACACTGCCGGAGCGCACAGAAGAGCCCTCCGGTGAGCTGCGGCTCACCGCGCCACACGACTTGGGGGCCACCCTCCTCCCGGAAGTCATCGCCCGGTTCGTCGCCCGCTACCCCCAGGTGCGCATCGACTGCCGACTGACAAACCGGAGCGTGGACATGGTCGCGGAGGGGTTCGACATCGCGCTGCGCGCCACCGGCGCGAAGCTGGCGGACTCATCGCTGCGGATGCGGCGGCTGGGGACCATCGACGTGCAACTCTTCGCCTCGCCGTCCTACCTGGCGCGCCGGGGCATCCCGCGCGCAACGGAGGACCTGGCCCCGCATGACTTCATCGCGTACCGGGGCCTCAAGCTCCTGAGTGAGCTGGGCTTGTCGGAGAAGCACGCGCACGTGCTCGCCGACGACATGATCTTCCTGCGCGAAGCGGCGAAGGCGGGCGCGGGCATCGCGCTGCTCCCCTCCTTCCTCGCCCTGACGGACGTGACGTCCGGGCAGCTCGTCCGTGTGCTGCCGCGCTACACGCTGTCCACCACCTCCCTGATGATGCTCCATCCCCGGACCCAGCATGTGCCCCGGAAGGTGTCCGCCTTCCGCGACTTCCTCATCGACTTCCTCCGAGCGCGGCCGCTCTCCGCGAGCCCCAGCGCGAGCTGA
- a CDS encoding ester cyclase: MKIPTPSRKSTTALRTAWLTLGLVGPLACTSAEEELERYQQEEAQVDTHLTTFDTLDFDVFTHQDWDRLQHSHAQDIIVHWPDGHQTQGIDVHIADLKAMFVYAPDTRIEVHPIRMGSGEWTSVVGIMEGTFTQPMPLPDGSSIPPTGKSFKLIMNTVSRWKDGVMAEEYLFWDNQSYMQQIGLAQ; encoded by the coding sequence ATGAAGATCCCGACGCCGTCCCGGAAGTCCACCACAGCCCTCCGCACCGCCTGGCTCACCCTGGGCCTCGTGGGCCCCCTCGCCTGCACCAGCGCGGAGGAAGAGTTGGAGCGCTACCAGCAGGAGGAGGCGCAGGTGGACACGCACCTGACCACGTTCGATACGCTGGACTTCGACGTGTTCACCCACCAGGACTGGGACCGGCTTCAGCACAGCCATGCGCAGGACATCATCGTCCACTGGCCAGACGGCCATCAGACGCAGGGCATCGACGTGCACATCGCGGATCTGAAGGCGATGTTCGTCTACGCGCCAGATACCCGCATCGAGGTGCACCCCATCCGCATGGGCTCTGGCGAGTGGACGAGCGTCGTCGGCATCATGGAGGGTACCTTCACCCAGCCCATGCCGCTACCAGACGGCTCCTCCATCCCACCCACCGGCAAGTCCTTCAAGCTCATCATGAACACGGTCAGCCGCTGGAAGGACGGCGTGATGGCCGAGGAGTATCTCTTCTGGGACAACCAGTCGTACATGCAGCAGATCGGCCTGGCGCAGTAA
- a CDS encoding cytochrome P450 has translation MNASTNATLPSEPRGLPVLGHLYPLAREPLEYMLHLSRTQGDLIRLTLRGKPSYVLNHPALVEKVLVTDARKFHREGNDTLRQVLGQGLLTSEGDFWRRQRQAVQPAFHHERIARYCAFFVDSTREYLLESSDGEFRDIHLDMQRLTLRNAARVLFDIGITQDMEAVTAALETIMARFDHHWFGMLPAWLLHPIERQYRKANTTLDRIVRRHIHDRKQSGVHGEDLLSMLMQARTEDGSSMSEQQVRDEILTLLMAGHETTASTLTFTWYLLSQHPEAEARVHDELDSVLGSRLPTLADLPQLPYLNQVLQEVLRMYPPGFALLERFPDEDVTLAGCRVPRGSEIQIWPLLQHRDPRFWVEPDRFLPERWTEKGAQQRPRFAFYPFGGGQRLCIGARFAQLEMALMVATIAQNYRLAAPPGERALRLHASITLRPKSKVALRFVARSPSASRTGLQHSVS, from the coding sequence ATGAACGCCTCGACGAACGCGACGTTGCCCTCGGAGCCGCGAGGGCTCCCCGTGCTCGGGCACCTCTACCCGTTGGCCCGGGAGCCTCTCGAGTACATGCTCCACCTTAGCCGCACCCAGGGGGATCTGATCCGGCTGACCCTCCGTGGCAAGCCAAGCTACGTCCTCAATCATCCCGCGCTGGTCGAGAAGGTGCTCGTCACCGATGCCCGGAAATTCCACCGAGAGGGGAACGACACCCTGAGGCAAGTCCTGGGGCAAGGGCTGTTGACCAGTGAAGGCGACTTCTGGCGTCGTCAGCGGCAAGCGGTTCAACCTGCCTTCCACCACGAGCGCATCGCGCGCTACTGCGCGTTCTTCGTCGATTCCACCCGCGAGTACCTCCTCGAATCTTCCGATGGCGAGTTCCGCGACATCCACCTCGACATGCAGCGGCTCACCCTCCGGAACGCGGCCCGGGTGCTCTTCGACATCGGCATCACCCAAGACATGGAAGCCGTGACAGCGGCACTCGAGACCATCATGGCGCGGTTTGACCACCACTGGTTCGGCATGCTGCCTGCTTGGTTGTTGCACCCGATCGAGCGTCAATACCGAAAGGCGAACACCACCCTGGACCGCATCGTCCGCCGACACATCCACGATCGGAAACAGAGCGGGGTTCACGGAGAAGATCTGCTGTCCATGCTGATGCAGGCACGCACTGAAGACGGCTCCAGCATGTCAGAACAACAGGTGCGCGATGAGATCCTCACGCTTCTCATGGCGGGCCACGAAACCACGGCGAGCACCCTGACCTTCACCTGGTACCTGCTGTCCCAGCACCCCGAGGCCGAAGCCCGGGTCCACGACGAGCTCGATTCCGTGCTGGGCAGCCGACTCCCCACCCTGGCGGATCTCCCCCAACTCCCCTATCTGAACCAAGTGCTCCAGGAGGTGCTCCGCATGTATCCGCCGGGCTTCGCCCTGCTGGAGCGATTTCCGGATGAGGACGTTACCCTGGCGGGCTGCCGGGTTCCTCGTGGCAGCGAGATTCAGATCTGGCCTTTGCTCCAGCACCGGGATCCCCGCTTCTGGGTGGAACCGGATCGCTTCCTCCCAGAGCGCTGGACCGAAAAAGGCGCTCAGCAACGCCCCCGCTTCGCCTTCTATCCCTTCGGGGGTGGACAGCGGCTGTGCATCGGGGCCCGCTTTGCCCAACTGGAGATGGCACTGATGGTGGCCACCATCGCCCAGAATTACCGGCTGGCCGCCCCTCCCGGAGAGCGTGCGCTGCGTCTGCACGCCAGCATCACCCTCCGTCCCAAAAGCAAGGTGGCGCTGCGATTCGTCGCGCGGAGCCCCAGCGCGTCACGAACCGGCCTCCAGCACTCAGTCAGCTAG
- a CDS encoding aminotransferase class III-fold pyridoxal phosphate-dependent enzyme: MHRFTNHMNPHLGGLLETLRMDKRFIRGERCYLYDEEGKRYLDFVSSYGALPFGFNPPEIWQALHDVEARQEPSLVQPSALEAAGELAEKLLEVVPKGLRYVTFANSGAEAVEAAIKMCRAATGRPGILATDNSFHGKTLGALSATGNDSYQQCFGAPVAGFERIPYGDLQALQQILEARGKQFAAFILEPIQGEGGIIVPPPGYLAKARELCHQHGVLFVLDEIQTGLGRTGTLFACEAEGVSPDVMTLAKALGGGLVPIGAVLCNESAYTKDFALKHSSTFAGNTLVCRVGLQVLELLTRENQALVRQVAENGAFLKAGLEALRNRYPNVLRDVRGRGYLLGMDLQVGPGTYGHSSFLEVLSAQKNLSPILSSYLLNVERLRVAPTLNGSSTLRIEPPLIATQEMAAQALASIDRMLGALAVGNTAELLRHLLGTPARPHFVSVSSRRQRPKPTGAPEEGRFAFLVHPVTQRNYAEFDKSLSVFQPEELSRLGGCFNDMITPFVAGSTRVEAHSGKTAYGEFIAVPRTAEEFLRMPTRQAVAEIRAGVELARERGARIVGLGAFTSVVTRGGLLLRDTGVALTTGNSYTVVAAVDAVSQAMRGLGTKPAEATAAVVGATGSIGRATAILLAENVGRLLLIGNPAQPERSLHRLRQVAVDLCRSIVQQLHQGTRFEHATLADALQHVGPLPPADAEPERFMDLVEGLRQQNRLVLTTDLPLLLSQADLVLTATSSVEALVSPQFLKSHAVVCDLSRPPNVSRLVRKARPDVLVIDGGVMAVPGLPDLGWQFGFDQGLAYACMAETMILGLEHHYQNTSLGSDLNLPTILRLRQTGATHGFRLAQLRSFDRPLSDVEWNRHVQLRRSA; this comes from the coding sequence ATGCATCGCTTCACGAACCATATGAACCCCCACCTGGGAGGGTTGCTCGAAACACTTCGCATGGACAAGCGGTTCATCCGAGGCGAGCGTTGCTATCTCTACGATGAAGAGGGCAAACGCTATCTCGACTTCGTCTCTTCATATGGGGCGCTGCCTTTCGGTTTCAATCCTCCCGAAATCTGGCAGGCTTTGCACGACGTGGAGGCGCGCCAGGAACCTTCACTGGTTCAACCCTCCGCGTTGGAGGCTGCGGGCGAACTGGCCGAGAAGCTGTTGGAGGTGGTGCCCAAGGGGCTGCGCTATGTCACCTTCGCCAACAGCGGGGCCGAGGCAGTCGAGGCGGCCATCAAGATGTGCCGGGCTGCCACGGGACGTCCGGGCATCCTTGCCACGGACAACTCCTTCCATGGCAAGACGCTGGGGGCGCTCTCCGCCACCGGCAATGACAGTTACCAGCAGTGCTTCGGGGCTCCCGTAGCGGGCTTCGAACGCATCCCTTACGGAGACCTCCAGGCGTTGCAACAGATCTTGGAGGCTCGGGGAAAGCAGTTTGCAGCCTTCATCCTGGAGCCCATCCAGGGCGAAGGCGGCATCATCGTTCCGCCTCCCGGCTACCTGGCAAAAGCCCGCGAGCTGTGCCACCAGCACGGCGTCCTCTTCGTGCTGGATGAGATCCAGACCGGCCTGGGCCGCACGGGCACTCTCTTCGCGTGCGAGGCAGAGGGCGTCTCTCCCGACGTGATGACGCTGGCCAAGGCGCTCGGAGGCGGCCTCGTGCCCATCGGCGCGGTGCTCTGCAACGAGTCTGCATACACCAAGGATTTCGCGCTGAAACACTCCTCGACGTTCGCTGGCAATACCCTCGTCTGCCGGGTGGGCCTGCAAGTCCTGGAGTTGCTGACGCGGGAGAACCAAGCACTCGTGCGGCAGGTGGCGGAGAACGGCGCCTTCCTGAAAGCGGGCCTGGAGGCGTTGCGGAACCGCTACCCCAACGTCCTGCGCGACGTGCGCGGCCGGGGTTACCTCCTGGGCATGGATCTCCAGGTAGGCCCAGGCACCTACGGCCACTCCAGCTTCCTGGAGGTTCTCAGCGCCCAGAAGAACCTCTCCCCGATCCTCTCCAGCTACCTGCTCAATGTGGAGAGGCTGCGCGTGGCACCCACGCTGAATGGCTCGTCCACCCTCCGCATCGAGCCCCCCCTGATTGCCACCCAGGAGATGGCGGCGCAGGCCCTCGCGTCCATCGATCGGATGCTGGGAGCCCTGGCCGTGGGCAACACGGCGGAGCTGCTCCGCCACCTGCTGGGCACGCCAGCCCGTCCGCACTTCGTCTCCGTCTCATCCCGGCGCCAGCGGCCCAAGCCCACCGGAGCCCCCGAGGAAGGACGATTTGCCTTCCTGGTCCATCCTGTCACTCAGCGCAACTATGCCGAGTTCGACAAAAGCCTCTCCGTCTTCCAGCCCGAAGAGTTGTCGCGGCTCGGGGGATGCTTCAACGATATGATCACCCCCTTCGTGGCCGGTAGCACCCGCGTCGAGGCGCACAGTGGCAAGACGGCCTATGGCGAGTTCATCGCCGTGCCACGCACCGCCGAAGAATTCCTGCGGATGCCCACCCGGCAGGCCGTGGCCGAGATCCGGGCTGGGGTCGAGCTCGCTCGGGAACGGGGGGCAAGGATCGTCGGCCTGGGCGCCTTCACTTCCGTTGTGACCCGGGGCGGCTTGTTGCTGCGTGATACCGGCGTAGCGCTCACCACGGGCAACAGCTACACGGTCGTTGCGGCGGTCGACGCCGTCAGCCAGGCGATGCGAGGGCTCGGCACGAAGCCCGCTGAGGCCACCGCGGCCGTGGTCGGTGCCACGGGCTCCATTGGCCGGGCAACGGCCATCCTCCTGGCCGAGAACGTGGGACGCCTCCTGCTGATCGGAAACCCAGCCCAGCCAGAGCGGAGCCTCCACCGGCTGCGGCAAGTGGCCGTGGACTTGTGCCGCTCCATCGTCCAGCAACTCCACCAAGGCACGCGCTTCGAGCACGCAACCCTCGCGGACGCGCTCCAGCACGTGGGGCCACTGCCTCCCGCCGATGCGGAGCCTGAGCGCTTCATGGACCTCGTGGAGGGCCTGAGGCAACAGAACCGGCTGGTGCTGACCACCGACCTTCCCCTCCTGCTGTCCCAGGCCGACCTGGTGCTGACGGCCACGAGCAGCGTCGAAGCGTTGGTCTCTCCCCAGTTCCTGAAAAGCCACGCGGTGGTGTGTGATCTCTCACGCCCTCCGAACGTGTCCCGTTTGGTGCGCAAGGCCCGGCCGGATGTACTCGTCATTGACGGGGGCGTCATGGCGGTGCCAGGCCTGCCCGACCTTGGGTGGCAATTCGGGTTCGATCAGGGGCTGGCCTATGCCTGCATGGCCGAGACGATGATCCTGGGGCTGGAGCACCACTACCAGAACACCTCGCTCGGGTCGGACCTCAACTTGCCAACCATCCTTCGGCTCCGCCAAACGGGCGCGACGCACGGGTTCCGGCTGGCTCAGCTCCGCAGCTTCGACCGGCCCTTGTCCGACGTGGAGTGGAACCGTCACGTGCAGCTCCGCAGAAGCGCATAA
- a CDS encoding GNAT family N-acetyltransferase has protein sequence MSEIEILPSIHAIPRTEWDAMAPADDPLWCWSFFEAMETTRIGLDGFAYLALKRDGQRVAILPVFWIKALQLDDVSGKSWPIVQKIRRWRPEFLCISTLICGNPLADGRLLVAPGAQGIEPKPLLQAVRKLARSKRLRWIFFKDFGAKELAKLFPHSIQPPFFEVEAMPDAVLDLPWDDFEGYLAHLSPKTRWSARSRLRKVHEAPGVRIEVLEDFAHLIPQMFPLYRQVYEHADARMDVLTPGFFAAVAADRELRPTLIACWKDDQLIGFLLCVFSGGECTSLRIGLDYPHLENLPVYFVLFAESIRLALARGCHAVNFTQTSYIAKLRMGSHLRTFAHAVTHTNPVTRLLARRFLPRTMGRYRDWEEVHAHLAQHAEASATVQ, from the coding sequence ATGTCCGAGATCGAAATCCTCCCCAGCATCCATGCCATCCCTCGCACCGAGTGGGATGCGATGGCCCCCGCCGACGACCCACTCTGGTGCTGGTCGTTTTTCGAGGCGATGGAAACCACCCGCATCGGCCTGGATGGGTTCGCCTACCTGGCTCTAAAACGCGACGGGCAGCGAGTCGCCATCCTCCCCGTCTTCTGGATCAAGGCCCTGCAACTGGATGACGTCTCAGGCAAATCCTGGCCGATCGTCCAGAAGATTCGCCGGTGGAGGCCAGAGTTCCTATGCATCTCCACCCTGATCTGCGGCAACCCGTTGGCCGATGGCCGGTTACTGGTGGCGCCGGGCGCTCAGGGGATAGAGCCCAAGCCACTGCTCCAAGCCGTCCGGAAGCTGGCCCGGAGCAAACGTCTGCGATGGATCTTCTTCAAGGATTTCGGTGCGAAAGAACTCGCCAAGCTGTTCCCCCACTCCATCCAACCTCCCTTCTTCGAGGTGGAGGCCATGCCAGATGCCGTCCTGGACCTGCCCTGGGATGACTTCGAGGGGTACCTGGCCCACCTGAGTCCGAAGACACGCTGGTCCGCGCGCAGCCGGCTGCGCAAAGTGCATGAGGCACCCGGTGTCCGCATCGAGGTGCTCGAGGATTTCGCGCACCTGATTCCCCAGATGTTTCCCTTGTACCGGCAGGTCTATGAGCACGCCGATGCAAGAATGGACGTGCTGACACCTGGCTTCTTCGCCGCGGTGGCAGCGGACAGGGAGCTGAGGCCTACATTGATTGCCTGCTGGAAAGACGACCAGCTGATAGGCTTCCTGCTCTGCGTATTCTCCGGCGGCGAGTGCACGAGCCTGCGCATCGGCCTGGACTATCCCCATCTGGAAAACCTGCCCGTCTACTTCGTGCTCTTCGCGGAGAGTATCCGGCTGGCCCTGGCGCGTGGCTGCCATGCGGTCAATTTCACCCAGACCAGCTACATCGCCAAACTGCGGATGGGCAGCCACCTGAGGACCTTCGCCCACGCAGTCACCCACACCAACCCGGTGACACGGTTACTCGCCCGACGATTTCTGCCTCGGACGATGGGACGATATCGCGACTGGGAGGAGGTCCATGCCCACCTCGCCCAACACGCCGAGGCCAGCGCCACCGTGCAGTGA
- a CDS encoding catalase, producing the protein MGQFNSEQAAIASLLETFVGVMARRHVALDSRVYRPVFLKPQGTARGVFRIRQDLPMHLRVGVFAHKEFPAWVRFSGDVVPQGSDLANNTLGLGIKLLGVPGTKLLEGEEGALTHDFVLQNHDVFFANDAQEFAEFSAAALESDAALAQFLATHPRAAGILQEMASKQEESLLLTHFFSAVPYAFGDRVVKYAVRPSHNGGHRSPTPAGDRGPDYLRRDLRKRLLKESASFDFFLQLQTDPVAMPIEKATVRWSESLSPFIPVATLELAKQDIDQPSQQESIDNLSFTGWHALPEHSPVGGVNRARRAVYKASADYRRRRNHVPLGEPIEAIRPR; encoded by the coding sequence ATGGGACAGTTCAACAGCGAGCAGGCGGCGATTGCCAGCCTCCTGGAGACCTTCGTCGGAGTCATGGCGAGGCGGCACGTTGCCTTGGACAGCCGCGTTTACCGGCCGGTCTTCCTCAAACCTCAGGGCACCGCGCGGGGGGTGTTCAGAATCCGGCAGGACCTGCCCATGCATTTGCGCGTGGGCGTTTTCGCCCACAAGGAGTTTCCCGCCTGGGTCCGCTTCTCCGGGGACGTCGTCCCCCAGGGCAGCGACCTTGCGAACAACACCCTCGGCCTGGGCATCAAGCTGCTCGGCGTACCGGGAACGAAGCTCCTCGAAGGCGAGGAAGGCGCACTGACCCATGACTTCGTGCTGCAGAACCATGACGTCTTCTTCGCGAACGACGCACAGGAGTTCGCGGAATTCTCCGCCGCGGCCCTGGAGAGTGACGCAGCCTTGGCTCAATTCCTGGCCACCCATCCCAGGGCGGCCGGCATCCTCCAAGAAATGGCTTCGAAGCAGGAAGAGAGCCTGCTGCTGACCCACTTCTTCAGCGCCGTGCCCTATGCCTTCGGAGACCGCGTCGTCAAATACGCCGTGCGGCCAAGCCACAACGGGGGGCATCGTTCGCCCACTCCTGCGGGAGATCGCGGCCCCGACTACCTGCGCCGTGATCTGCGCAAGCGCCTCCTGAAGGAGAGCGCGAGCTTCGACTTCTTCCTCCAGTTACAGACGGACCCGGTGGCCATGCCCATCGAGAAGGCCACCGTCCGGTGGAGCGAGAGCCTCTCACCGTTCATCCCGGTCGCCACCCTCGAACTGGCCAAGCAGGACATCGATCAACCCAGCCAGCAGGAGAGCATCGACAACCTGTCCTTCACGGGCTGGCACGCGCTCCCAGAGCACTCGCCCGTGGGAGGCGTCAACCGTGCCCGCCGCGCCGTCTACAAGGCCTCGGCCGACTACCGGCGGCGCCGCAACCACGTTCCCCTCGGTGAGCCCATCGAGGCCATCCGGCCGCGTTAG